Genomic DNA from Nitratidesulfovibrio vulgaris str. Hildenborough:
GATGCCCGTCTGTTCAACGCGCTCGCGGGCGATGTCGACGACCTTGTCCTGATCGAGAAGCCGCGAGGCCTCTTCGTCGACGAGAAGGTTCCACGCCTCGCGCAGCTTCATCTTGCGCATCTTGCGGCGCGCGGGAAACGCCTTGCCCATCAGGTCGCGGAACTGGTTGCCCATGGACTCCATGCCGGGCATGGCGAAGATGTCCATCTGCGGCCCCTTGGTGCTCTCTTCGACCTCCATGTCCACCTCACGGTCGTCGAGGTGCCCCTGTCGCCACAGTCCGCGCAGTTTGTCACGCGTGCTCTGCCGTGTCTCGCCGCCATCGGCAGGGCTCTGCGGCAGCAGCAGGTCGAGCAGGCGCTCCTCAGCTGCGGCTTCGGCCCGCGCGCGAACGCGGGTCGCCTCTTCGTCGCGGATGAGCGATACGCCAATCTCCATCAGGTCGCGCACCATCGACTCCACGTCGCGCCCCACGTAGCCCACCTCGGTGTACTTCGTGGCCTCGACCTTGATGAAGGGGGCACCGCAAAGCCGTGCAAGCCGCCGGGCAATCTCGGTCTTGCCCACCCCGGTGGGGCCCATCATGATGATGTTCTTGGGGGCGACCTCGTCACGCAGCGAAGGCTCGAGGCGTTGCCTGCGCCAGCGGTTGCGCATGGCCACGGCAACCATGCGCTTGGCCTTTTCCTGCCCGACAACGAAACGGTCGAGTTCGGAGACGATTTCTCTGGGGGTGAGTGTGCTCATGGGTTCTCCTGTGACTTCGGCGGGAAGGCACGATAGCAGCGGGCAGGGGGAATGCCAATATGCGAAGGGGCGCACCATGTGCGCCCCTTGTGGTCATGCGGGTTGTGGTGCCTACTTTTCGGCTTCGATGGGAATGGTGCGGAAGAACGTCTGACCGCGACGCTGAATCTGCAACATCACGGCACCCCTGCGCTTGGCGTCCTCCTGCACGACCTTGGCGAGGTCGGCGGTGCTGTTGACGGGGTGCAGGTTGGCGGAAAGCACCACGTCTCCGGCACGGATGTCGGCATCGGCGGCGGGCCTGCCCTCTTCGACGGCGATGACCAGAAGTCCCTGCGGCCTGTCGAGTTTGAGGGCGCGGGCCTCTTCGGCGTTGGGCGGGCGTACGGTGAGGCCGAGGCTGCTCGACGCCTGCTGCTTCGATTCAGGGGTCTGGCGCGGCGTGCCGCCCTGTGCGGCGAGATGTTCCGCCGTGCGTTCGCCGAGGGTGAGGTTGACGGTCTTGGTCTGGCCGTTGCGCCAGAGGGTTATCTTGGCCGTCTCACCGGGCTTGAGTGCCGCGACGCGGCGCAGCAGGCGACCGGAGTCGGCTATGTCCTCACCTTCGACCTTGAGCAGGATGTCCCCGGCCTTGATACCGGCCTTGTCGGCGGGTTCTCCGGGCATCACGGAACCGACGAGGGCACCGCGCGGTTCACCGAGACCGAGCGCACGGGCCGTGTTCTCGTCCACATCCTGAATGGTCACGCCTATCCAGCCACGGCGCACCTTCTTGTCGCTCTTGAGCTGGTCGATGATGCGGGCTGCCATGTTGCTGGGGATGGCGAAGCCGATGCCCTGACCGCTGGCGACGATGGCCGTGTTGATGCCGATGACCTCACCCTTCATGTTGATGAGGGGGCCGCCGCTGTTGCCGGGGTTGATGGAGGCATCGGTCTGGAGGAAGTTGTCGAAGGGCCCGGAGCGGATGTCGCGCCCCTTGGCACTGAGGATGCCCGCCGTCACGCTGTGGTCGAGGCCGAAGGGGTTGCCGATGGCCATCAACCATTCACCCACTTCGAGGCTGTCAGAGTCGCCGAAGCGCAGCACGGGCAGTTGCCGCTTGGCGTCGATCTTGAGCAGGGCGAGGTCGGTCTCTTCGTCAGTGCCGATAACCTTGGCGTCGTAGGACGCACTCTTGCCCGTCTCGTTCTCGATGTTGACGTGGATGACATCCGCATCGGCGATGACGTGGTTGTTGGTGACGATGTAGCCGTCCGCCGAGAGGATGAAGCCGGAACCGAGCGAACGCTGCTTCTGCGGGCGCATCTTTCCGTGGAATCTTTCGAACTGCTCGAAGAACCTGTCGAAGGGCGTCCCTTGCGGGGCGTTGCGGAGCATGTCTCCGAACGGGTTTTCCGGGGCCTGCACGGTCTTCTCCGTGCTGATGTTGACGACAGCGGCACCGGCGTTCTTCGCCAGTTCCCTGAAATCCGGAAGACTTGCCGCCTGTGCGGTGGATGACAGGACCACCGCCACCATGAGCAGCAGCAATGCGAAATAGCGGGGGGTACGTACCATGCGGTAGCTCCTTCTAGGGCCTGAATGCCGGTTCATTCCGGCGGGGCTTCGCAAAATAATAGGTAATCGCCGTCGGATGTAAACACTGTTTTTCAGGCAGAACGAAGACGGGGGCCATGCCTCTGGCATGACCCCCGCTGAGGATGTCTTTTGGATCCGGCTACTTGCGCTTCTGCATTGCGGCCTGAAGAGCCGCGCCGAGCGAGCCGAGTTGGGGCTTTTCCTTGCGGGGTGCGAACTGCTTCCACGAGCCGTCGTCGCCGCCATGACCTGCATCGCCGACGGGGGCGAGGGTTATGCGGCGGGTCTCGGCCGAGATGTCCCGCACGGTCAGCGTCACGCTGTCACCGGCGTTCAGCTTGCTCAAGCTCGCGCCCTGACCGGAGGACTTGATGATGCCTTCGGGCAGCAGTCCCGTCAGACCGGGGGCGATGTTGACGAACAGGCCGAACTGGGCGCGCTTCTCGACGGTGCCCGTCACCTGTGTGCCGGGGGCGAAACGCTCGGTGGCGTCGGCCCACGGGTCGCCTTCGGCGTCGCGCAGGCTGAGGGATATGCGGCGCTTGGCGACGTCGAGTTCCTTGATCTTGACGTTGACGGCATCGCCAACGGCGACGATTTCCTCGGGCTTGTTCACCCGGCGCGTCCACGACATCTCGGAGACGTGCACAAGGCCCTCCACGCCGGGAAGCACTTCGACGAACGCACCGAACGGGGCGAGGCGCACCACCTTGGCGGGTACGACCTGATCCTGTTCGAGGCGGTCGCCCACGGTCTCCCACGGGTCGCCGCCTGCCTGCTTCACGGACAGGGAGATGCGGGTGCCCTTGCCCTTGGGTGCTTCGCCGATGCCCAGCACCTTGACGCGTACGCGGTCACCCACGGACACGGCTTCATCAGCCTGTGCCACGCGCGACCACGTCAGTTCGGAGATGTGCACCATGCCATCCACGCCGGGGGCGATTTCGACAAAGGCGCCGAACGGGGCGAGGCGGGTGACCGTGCCTTCGAGCACGTCGCCTTCCTTGACCCCTTCGAGGAAGGTGGCGAGTGCGGCGTCGCGTTCGCGTTCGAGCAGAGCCCTGCGCGAGACCACGATGTTGCGACCGTGCTGTTCCACGCGGGTGACGAGGAACTGGAAGGTCTGTCCCACCACGGACTCGGCGTCCTCAAGCTGGTGCAGGTCTATCTGGCTGCCGGGGCAGAAGGCGCGCTTGCGAAGCACGTCGACGTTGTAGCCCCCCTTGCAGGTTCCGGTTACACGGCCTTCGACGGGCACGCCCGAATCGCGTGCCTCTTCGAGGACGGCAGCGCCGCCCTGACCGGAAAGGCCCTTGGAAAGGCGTATCTCCTGTCCGTTCACGGCGGTGACGTACAAATCGACGCGGTCGCCCACGGCATAGGGGAGAGACCCGTCCGCCTCCTCAAGTTCGCGGCGGTCGATGACGCCGTCGACCTTTGAACCGGTGGCGACGAAGACGGAGTCGTCGGTGATGGCGACGATGGCGGCGCTGATGCGGTCGCCGGGGCGAACATTCCGGGTGCCGCCCGCATGAGCCTCAAGCAGTTCGGCGAAGCTGGCGCTCTCGTCCAGTTCCGGAGTGTCTATGGGTTCCCCAGTCATTGCTCGTTTCTCCTTCGAAATGGTATCCCCGCCGTGGCAGGAGTGGTCTGTTTACCAATGAGAGGTTGCGTAGGCAAGTGAACATGGCGGTTGCAACCGCTCTTGGCGCATGCAATACTCAATATAATTATGTTTCGATAGGAAGGAGGCTACATGCTTAAGGCAAGAGCAAGGCACATTCTCGTGCCGACGGAAGAGGCGTGCAACGAACTCAAGACCCGAATCGAGGGTGGCGAGGACTTCGCCGAAGTGGCGCGCGCGTCTTCGCGTTGTCCGTCCGGCAAGCGCGGCGGCGACCTCGGGGAGTTCCCCCGTGGTGCCATGGTGCCGGAATTCGACGAAGCCGTGTTCACGGGTGAGGTCGGCAAGGTGCTCGGTCCCATCCGTACCCAGTTCGGTTATCATCTGGTAGAGGTGACTTCCCGCTCGGGAGAATAGCCCGACCACCCGCCGGAAGAGTCGTTCAGCGGGGGGCGAGAATCGCCTCCCGCCCGTTATGGAGGGCTGTATATGGCGAATCTCAAGCTTTGGCGAAGCGAAGAGCTGCAACGGCTCAAAGAGGAGAGCGACATGCTCTTCGACAGGCTTTGCACCAGCTTCGGCCTGCCTTCGGTGTGCCGTCCCCTGCTTGAACAGGCCATGCACATCTACGATACCCCGGAGGCTGTCGTCGTGGAGGCGACTCTGCCCGGAGTCTCTGCCGAAGACCTCGATATCACCATCAGTGGCGCCATGCTCGTCGTCAGGTGTGCCCATGCGGGCAGTTGCAGTCCCGATGGAACGAGCAGCACGCTTGAAAGCCGTTTCTCCCTGCCGTGCAAGGTGCGCACCGACGATGTGGAGGCTGAACTCGACAACGACGTGTTGCGTATCACCATGCCCAAGTGCCGCCGTCCAGAGGCGCGCCGTATCCCCGTCAAGCCGCGTGCGGCATCATGAACGTGGAGGCCCCTATGAGCATACCCGGTGCCATTTCCCCATTGGCTGTCGAACAGCTGCGCTGGACTGTAGACCCTTCTTCCCTTCCCTTTTCGACCACGTCCGACTTGTCAGCCCATGACGGCATCATCGGTCAGCGCCGCGGCGTAGAGGCGTTCCGCTTCGGTATGGGGATGGACGGGCGTGGGTACAACATCTTCGTCACCGGCGCCTCGGGCATAGGCAAGCTCGCCATGACCCGCCAGTTGCTGCAACAGGCGGGGGGGGGCGTCGTGCCGGACGACCTCTGCTACGTCAACAACTTCACCGTGCCCGAAGAACCTGTGTTGCTGCGTTTCCCCGCCGGGCGGGGCAAGCGGTTCAAGGCTGATGTGCAGGCGTTTCTCGACACCATCAAGCGCGACATCCCGCAACTTTTCGAGAGTCAGGAGTACATCAACAGCAAGAACGAGATCATCGAGACGCATGACCGGAAGACCCGCGATTTTTTCAAGAACCTCGAGGCCAAGGTCAAGGACGCCGGATTCGTCCTCGTGAACATGCAGATGGGGCAGGTGCAGCGGCCCGACATCGTCCCCATGGTGGACGGAGAACCCGTGCACCTGCTCAAGCTGGAGGAGATGGCCGAGAAGGGGCGCTTCCCCCGCGAAGAACTGGTGCAGTTGCAGGCCAAGTACAAGGTGCTCAAGGAGGAGATAGACACCATATTCCTTGAGGTGCGTGAATTGCAGAAGGAGGTCAAACGCAAGAGCGAAGAGGTGGACAGGCTCATGTTCCTCAACGCCGCGCGCGACCTCGCCCGTCCGCTTTTCGCTGAATACGCCGAGGAGAAGGTCGTCGCGCACTTCGAGGGCATGTTGCAGCACATGTCCGACAATCTCGACGCCCTGCGCGCCATGGGGCAGCCCCAGCAAGGGCCCATGGGCATGTTCGTGCCCGTCACGGCAGAGAGTGTGCTGCATGACTATCAGGTGAACCTTCTCGTCGACAATTCCGGGCTTGAAGGTCCCCCCATCATCTTCGAGTCGTACCCTACGTACCGCAAGCTCTTCGGCAGCATAGAGCGCGCCATGGACAGGTCTGGCCTGTGGCGTACGGATTTCACCAAGATCAACGCCGGGTCGTTCGTCAGGGCCAACGGTGGCTATCTGGTGCTCAACCTCATGGATGCCATCTCCGAACCGGGAGTCTGGCAGACGCTCAAGCGGGCACTCAAGACCTCTGAAATCGAGATACAGACCTTCGACCCCTACTACTTCATCACGGCGCAGGGCCTCAAGCCGGAACCCGTGAAGATGGAAGTGAAGGTCGTGGTGCTTGCCACTCCGCAACTCTACCACATGCTGCGCCACTACGACCCCGAGGTCACCAAGATATTCAAGGTGTGGGCGGACTTCGATTCGGTGATGAACCGTGACGACGCCGCTGTGGAGGCAGTCACGCGGCTCATGGCCTCGTTCGCGAACGAGCGCAAGCTCATGCCTTTCGGGCGTGAAGCCGTCGCCCTCTTGCTTGAGCACAGCGTCCGGCTTGCCGGACGGCGTGAGAAGATGTCCACCACCTTCCCGGCCCTTTGCGACATCATGGAAGAGGCGCATTTCTTCGCCCATGCCGCCGCGGCGGAGACCGTCGGGGCAACGCATGTGCGTGATGCCATCCTCGCGCGGCGCGACAGGGCGGGGCAGTATGAAGAGAAGGTCCAGGAGATGATCGACCGTGGCAGCGTGTTCATCGACACGGAAGGTGCCGTGGTCGGTCAGGTCAACGGCCTTGCCGTGTTCGGCGTGGGAGACCACATGTTCGGTAAGCCCACGCGCATCACCGCCACAACGGCCATGGGGCGCGAGGGCATCATCAACATCGAGCGCGAGTCCGACCTTTCCGGTGCCATCCATAACAAGGGCATGCTCATCCTCGCAGGCTTCCTGCGCCGCCGCTTCGCGCAGGACAAGCCGCTGACTCTGGCTGCGTCCATCGCCTTCGAACAGTCCTATGGTGGTGTGGATGGCGACTCCGCCTCCAGTACCGAGCTTTACGCCATCCTTTCCAGCCTCGCCGGAGTACCGCTTTCGCAGGGGATAGCGGTGACGGGGTCCGTCAACCAGAAGGGCGAGGTGCAGCCCATAGGCGGTGTGAACGAGAAGATTGAAGGCTTCTTCGAGTGCTGCCGACGTAACGGTCTCACTGATGGACAGGGGGTGATGATTCCGGCTGCCAACGTGGGCGACCTCATGCTGGACGAAGACGTCATGGAAGCTGTGCGTGAGGGGCGGTTCCACATATGGGCCGTGAAGACCATTGAAGAAGGCATCGAATTGCTGACCGGAATGCCTGCGGGCGTGCGGGGTGAGGATGGCACGTTCCCCGACGGGACCCTCTTCGCCCTAGCCGATGCGCGGCTGCGTGCCCTCGCCGAAGGGCTGAAGGCCTTTGGCGAGAAGAAGGATGATGCCCAGGCATAGGCATACGTCTGGTTGATGATGCAGGGGGGCAGGTGCCCCCCTGTTGCGGACACGTCGATGCGCCCCGTCTTTTTCAAGGCGGGGCTTTCTGCTGTACGGTCACCCCTGTTTCTGGAGCCAGTTCATTGTCAGCAGGGGGGCTGAAGGTGGTGGCTGCCGATGTGGGCCTGTGGCTGCTGCCAGCGTTCCCATGCTGACAGGCGCGATAGAAGAAAGGCGTCACCCTTCAAGGAATGACGCCAGAGATGAAGTCGCAACGGAATGGCAGTATGAGGTGATGCCGGAGAGAGACCCGAAAGATGCGTAAGGATGTGAGGGTGGCTAGCTTCCCTGCGGCACGCCAAGCATCGGCAACCCGCCGGATACGAGGGCCATGAATCGCCGCGCGGACTGACGTTCTACAGGGTCGAGGTCATTCCAGCGACGTGCATGGTTGTGAATACAGACTCCGTCAGCCTCGACATCGACGTACAGCATGCGTTCCACATCCGCTTCAATCTCGATGCGTTCCCCTGAATGTGTGACGAGCACCAACTGCACCTGCCTGTACGGAAAAAGGTCTTTAGTCATACCTGGCCACTCCGGTACTGATAGGAGGTGAAGAAACCTCTTTATGTTTACCACATGTGGAATACGAGACAAGGTGTATACGCGATGCACCATGGGACTTGTGAAAAAAACAACGACCTGTTTGTACGGTGAGTTGTGGCTAGGTGAGCTTGATTGAACGATGGTGCACACGGCACTAAGCGCATGTTACATGCGATTGTGAAAAAAATAGCCAGACTGTAGTGTTTGTTCGCGCATTCAACATGGTCCGGGCGGGGTGTGAAA
This window encodes:
- a CDS encoding Hsp20/alpha crystallin family protein, with translation MANLKLWRSEELQRLKEESDMLFDRLCTSFGLPSVCRPLLEQAMHIYDTPEAVVVEATLPGVSAEDLDITISGAMLVVRCAHAGSCSPDGTSSTLESRFSLPCKVRTDDVEAELDNDVLRITMPKCRRPEARRIPVKPRAAS
- a CDS encoding 30S ribosomal protein S1, with protein sequence MTGEPIDTPELDESASFAELLEAHAGGTRNVRPGDRISAAIVAITDDSVFVATGSKVDGVIDRRELEEADGSLPYAVGDRVDLYVTAVNGQEIRLSKGLSGQGGAAVLEEARDSGVPVEGRVTGTCKGGYNVDVLRKRAFCPGSQIDLHQLEDAESVVGQTFQFLVTRVEQHGRNIVVSRRALLERERDAALATFLEGVKEGDVLEGTVTRLAPFGAFVEIAPGVDGMVHISELTWSRVAQADEAVSVGDRVRVKVLGIGEAPKGKGTRISLSVKQAGGDPWETVGDRLEQDQVVPAKVVRLAPFGAFVEVLPGVEGLVHVSEMSWTRRVNKPEEIVAVGDAVNVKIKELDVAKRRISLSLRDAEGDPWADATERFAPGTQVTGTVEKRAQFGLFVNIAPGLTGLLPEGIIKSSGQGASLSKLNAGDSVTLTVRDISAETRRITLAPVGDAGHGGDDGSWKQFAPRKEKPQLGSLGAALQAAMQKRK
- a CDS encoding DegQ family serine endoprotease — protein: MVRTPRYFALLLLMVAVVLSSTAQAASLPDFRELAKNAGAAVVNISTEKTVQAPENPFGDMLRNAPQGTPFDRFFEQFERFHGKMRPQKQRSLGSGFILSADGYIVTNNHVIADADVIHVNIENETGKSASYDAKVIGTDEETDLALLKIDAKRQLPVLRFGDSDSLEVGEWLMAIGNPFGLDHSVTAGILSAKGRDIRSGPFDNFLQTDASINPGNSGGPLINMKGEVIGINTAIVASGQGIGFAIPSNMAARIIDQLKSDKKVRRGWIGVTIQDVDENTARALGLGEPRGALVGSVMPGEPADKAGIKAGDILLKVEGEDIADSGRLLRRVAALKPGETAKITLWRNGQTKTVNLTLGERTAEHLAAQGGTPRQTPESKQQASSSLGLTVRPPNAEEARALKLDRPQGLLVIAVEEGRPAADADIRAGDVVLSANLHPVNSTADLAKVVQEDAKRRGAVMLQIQRRGQTFFRTIPIEAEK
- the hslU gene encoding ATP-dependent protease ATPase subunit HslU, whose product is MSTLTPREIVSELDRFVVGQEKAKRMVAVAMRNRWRRQRLEPSLRDEVAPKNIIMMGPTGVGKTEIARRLARLCGAPFIKVEATKYTEVGYVGRDVESMVRDLMEIGVSLIRDEEATRVRARAEAAAEERLLDLLLPQSPADGGETRQSTRDKLRGLWRQGHLDDREVDMEVEESTKGPQMDIFAMPGMESMGNQFRDLMGKAFPARRKMRKMKLREAWNLLVDEEASRLLDQDKVVDIARERVEQTGIIFIDELDKVASGEGTHRTTDISREGVQRDLLPIVEGSVVNTKYGMVRTDHILFIAAGAFHFSKPSDLIPELQGRFPLRVELDPLGRDEFYRILTEPHNALTRQYAALLATEGVTVSFTDDGLREIAAFAEEVNEETENIGARRLYTMMERILADISFDAPDRPGEHVTVDAAYVRTHLEDVRVDKDLSRYIL
- a CDS encoding peptidylprolyl isomerase: MLKARARHILVPTEEACNELKTRIEGGEDFAEVARASSRCPSGKRGGDLGEFPRGAMVPEFDEAVFTGEVGKVLGPIRTQFGYHLVEVTSRSGE
- a CDS encoding Lon protease family protein, with the translated sequence MSIPGAISPLAVEQLRWTVDPSSLPFSTTSDLSAHDGIIGQRRGVEAFRFGMGMDGRGYNIFVTGASGIGKLAMTRQLLQQAGGGVVPDDLCYVNNFTVPEEPVLLRFPAGRGKRFKADVQAFLDTIKRDIPQLFESQEYINSKNEIIETHDRKTRDFFKNLEAKVKDAGFVLVNMQMGQVQRPDIVPMVDGEPVHLLKLEEMAEKGRFPREELVQLQAKYKVLKEEIDTIFLEVRELQKEVKRKSEEVDRLMFLNAARDLARPLFAEYAEEKVVAHFEGMLQHMSDNLDALRAMGQPQQGPMGMFVPVTAESVLHDYQVNLLVDNSGLEGPPIIFESYPTYRKLFGSIERAMDRSGLWRTDFTKINAGSFVRANGGYLVLNLMDAISEPGVWQTLKRALKTSEIEIQTFDPYYFITAQGLKPEPVKMEVKVVVLATPQLYHMLRHYDPEVTKIFKVWADFDSVMNRDDAAVEAVTRLMASFANERKLMPFGREAVALLLEHSVRLAGRREKMSTTFPALCDIMEEAHFFAHAAAAETVGATHVRDAILARRDRAGQYEEKVQEMIDRGSVFIDTEGAVVGQVNGLAVFGVGDHMFGKPTRITATTAMGREGIINIERESDLSGAIHNKGMLILAGFLRRRFAQDKPLTLAASIAFEQSYGGVDGDSASSTELYAILSSLAGVPLSQGIAVTGSVNQKGEVQPIGGVNEKIEGFFECCRRNGLTDGQGVMIPAANVGDLMLDEDVMEAVREGRFHIWAVKTIEEGIELLTGMPAGVRGEDGTFPDGTLFALADARLRALAEGLKAFGEKKDDAQA